Genomic DNA from Mucilaginibacter terrenus:
TTAAAATATTAAATTTAGGTGTAACCTAATTTATGAAGCTGTTGTCAGAGCTATTATTGATATGATCAGGAAGTTTTCGGACATAGAGCTAATTGAGCAAACACTGGCAGGCAACCAGTCGGCTTATGCCGATCTGGTAAAAAGGCACCAGCGCTTTGTTTTTACGCTTGCTTTGCGGTTTACCAAACGCCGCGAGGATGCCGAAGAGGTTGCACAGGATTGCTTTATAAAAGCTTACAGATCGCTTACCGGCTTCCAAAAGCAATCAAAATTTAGCACATGGCTCTATAGTATTGTTTATACTACTGCTATGACCTTCCTGCGTAAAAAACGGGTAGACACATCGTCTATTGATGATGAGGCAACCTGTCTGCAAATAGAAAGCCGGCCAAGCGCTTATGACACGCATAATGCGGAGAATAAATCAAGGTCGTTTTACCTCAACCAGGCTATAGAACAATTGTCGGCAGATGATGCTGCAATTATAACCATGTTTTACAAAGGCGAGCAATCTCTTGAAGAAATAGCGCGCACGATGGGCATTGAAGCCAACACTGTTAAAGTAAAACTATTCAGGGCGCGCCAGCGTTTGAAAGACAAGCTGGAGCACAATTTAAAACACGAAGTGAACGAATTGATATGAACCACATAGAAGAAAAGCTTTGGAACTATATTGATGGTTCCTGCACGACAGCAGAGGCGCAACATATTGCCGGGCTTATTGAGCAAGACGAAGTATACCGGTTAAAATATCATGAGCTGCTAAAGCTGAATGATGAATTTAGCACTATGGAACTGGATGAGCCGCCCATGGCGTTTACCTACCATGTTATGGAGGGCATTCGTGCCGAGCACGCTAAGCAACCACTGAAAGCGGTTATAAACAAGCGTATTATATGGAGCATTGCCGCCTTCTTCATTGTAACAATACTTGCTTTGCTGGTTGTTGCATTCAGCTCCCTTAATTGGACAACTACAGCAAGCACCGGGGTTAAACTTCCGCAACAACTTAATGCGGCACACATAAACAATATCTTTTCTGGCGCCCTTATGAAGGGATTCCTGTTTTTTGGCTCGGTGATGGGATTATTCCTGGGCGATTCGCTCCTGAGGAAAAAATCCGGTTTGAAGCAAGTTTAGCATTAGTGGTGTATAATTTTGCTGACACATTGTACAAATGCCTTTACAGTTTTACCATAAACTTAATGTAAGCTTTACACCTTTAAACATATTGAAACAAATGCAACTGTTTTTGGTACGGTGTTTGTAAATACTTATGCGGACCGGTAATCTACCGGTTAATTGTGATAAGGTTTAGGTTGAAAGTCTCCCGGCGCAAGGTTGGGAGGCTTTTATTTTTTTACAAGCTTTTTAATTTTTCTGTTTTAAAAGCAAACGTCACGGTTAAACCATTTCACAAAAAATTCATCCTACAATTGTTACCTTAGCGCAATTGTATAAAATTAAATGAAACAGCCTTTGATATACTTTTTCAGCATGCTTATGGCGTGTTGCATAACTACAAAAACATTTGCACAGGAGCCCCGTATCCCCGAAGCCAGTTCTACGCAAACGCTTATACAGGATTTTGGATTAGGTAAAATCACCATTACCTATTCCAGGCCTAACGTAAAAGGCCGCAAAATATTTGGCGGTATTAACCCTTACGGTCAGGTTTGGCGCACTGGTGCCAACTCCGCTACCACCATCACCTTTAGTGAAAACGTTATTGTAGAAGGCAACAAAGTACCTGCGGGCACCTATTCTCTCTTCAGCATTCCTGAAGAAAAGGAGTGGACCATTATATTAAATAAAACCGCAAAACAATGGGGCGCTTATGGTTACAAGCAAGAGGACGATCTGCTGCGTTTCAAGGTGAAGTCTATATACTTATCTGAAAAACGCGAGACCTTTACGCTACAATTTGCAAACTGTACAACAAAAAGCAACGACTTATACATAGTTTGGGACCATACCGGTGTTATTATACATATGCAGACCGATGATGACGCGCAAATAACAGCTAACATCGAAAAGTTGATGCTAAATCCTGATGTAAACAAACGCCCTTACTTTAACGCTATACAGTACTACTACGAGAACGACAAAGATCTGAACAAAGCTATGACATGGGCGCTGGAAGCAGAAAAAATTGAACCGAAAGCACCATGGTACAAGTTGTGGAAAGCTCGTATACAGTTGAAGATGGGCGATAAAGCTAAAGCCATAGCCACTGCACAAGAAGGCATAAAGCTGGCTAAAGCTACAGATGACGAGGAGTACGTGAGGCTTAACGAAGCTGTAATTACTCAGGCTAAAAATTAAAACTCTCTTATATGATATTGAAGAGCCGCATTAAGCGGCTCCTTTTGTTTTAAGTCGCTTAACTTAATTCAGTAACGCCTGGTGATGTTGGGTTTTCCCTTATAAAAAGGTTTAACAGAGATGCCAGGATTATGACGCCAATGCAGCCGATTGCATTGAGCCACAAATAAGCTACAACGTTATAATAACCCATAACACAAATTATAGCTTCGGTAAGTACCGCGGCAATAAAAACGGGGGTAGACTTGATTGACTTCAGATAAAAGGCAACAACAAAAACACCAAGGATAGTACCGTAGATGTAAGAGCCCAGCTGGTTCACAGCCTCTAAAAGATTGCCAATTTTACCGGCATATAGCGCCATTACAATGCAAACCAATCCCCAAAATACCGTTGCCAGCCGTGAGGCCATTACATAATTCCGATCTGACGCTGTTGGATTAATGATTCGCTTATAAATATCTACCACTGTTGTTGAAGCAAGGGAATTAAGCCCGCTTGCGGTTGACCCCATCGATGCCAAAAAGATGACAGCAATAAGCAGCCCAACCAGCCCGCGTGGCAAATAGTGGGTTACAAAAGTGAGGAACACGTAGTTAGTATCATTAACATCAGCGTTGCTGTTATTTTTCTTTATTACTGCAATAGCATTTGTACGTACTTTATTCATTTGCACATCTGCCAGTTTCATCCGGGACTTCGCGGTATTGATCAACTGCTGATCATCCGTTTTTATCGCCTTGTCGAATTGTATTGCAGATGCTTTCCTTTGCACAAAAAGCACATTATATTGATGCTCTAACTTATTGTAGTCTCCCGCATAGGCGCTTTTCTTAACCTGTTCTTCTTCGTAGTTGTTAAAAAACACTGGTGGTCGGTTAAACTGGTAGAAACTGAACACTAGTACGCCTACCAATAATATCAGGAACTGCATGGGTATTTTCAACAAACCATTCATGATTAACCCCATACGGCTTTGGCCAACATTACATCCCGTTAAGTACCGGCCAACTTGGCTTTGATCGGTACCAAAGTAAGATAGCTGTAGAAAAAAGCCACCTATAAGGCCACTCCATATATTATAGCGGTTATCCGGATCAAATTTCCAATCTATAACGTTCATCCTCCCGGCATATCCGGCCAATTTAATGGACCTTGCAAAGCCTATATCTCCAGGCATCAACATAACGACAAATACTGCGGCCAGGAAGATGCCGGCAAAGATGATGCTCATCTGTATCAGCTGTGTATACGATACCGCCTTAGAACCTCCATAAACCGTGTAAAACAACACCAGTAAGCCGATGAACAGAGTGGTGTACGTAATATTAAGATGCAGTATTCCTGATAAAACAATAGAAGGCGCGTAGATGGTAATACCCGTAGAAAGCCCTCTTTGTATAAGGAACAACGTTGAGGTGAGCACACGCGTTTTTAGATCAAAACGTTGCTCCAGGTATTCATATGCTGTATAAACTTTCAGTTTATGAAAGATAGGTACAAAGGTTACGCAAAGCACGATCATAGCCAGCGGCAACCCAAAGTAAAACTGAACGAAGCGCATACCGTCGCTATACGCCTGCCCGGGAGCAGAGAGGAAGGTAATGGCGCTGGCTTGCGTAGCCATAACCGATAACCCCACATGGTACCAGGGGAGCGAGCGGCTGCCCAGGTATTGATCAATGTTTCTATTACCGCCACCTTTCCATACGCCGTAAAGCACAATGGCCAGCAGCGTAAAGCCTAGCACTATCCAGTCGGCACTGCTCATTCAAACGAACGGGTAATAAGCCAGAACATTAAAATTAAAAAAACCAGCCATACAACCACAAGGGCGTAAAACTGGTTCCAGCTTTTTATGAAAGAAGGGAGGCTATCCTCAGACGTTTTCACGGCCTCTCACCAAAAATTTGATAAACAAGGCAGCAGTAAGTAAGCCTAAAACGCCACCTACAGGTATATAAATAAATCCCCTGTCTACTATAGCGCCAACAAACATTCCGGCTAACAGCGCTACCAGGTAAAAAACATAGTCAAAGTTCTTTTCTTCTTCGTGGTGATGATGAGACATAGTATTACGGTTTAAAAATCCGAAGCAAATTTATACTAATAAACGCTTGAAGCCTAATTGTATTATCAATTTTTCGGCTTGCTTAATAAATTAACAAACAGGCGGTATGCACCCGGTACGCCGGCCGGTAACTCCCGGAAGAACACCAGCGACGTATATACAAACCGTCCTTTGCCATAGTTTGCCACCGCCAGCGCGCCTTTGCTCTGGGCATCATTAGGATCGCCCATTTGCAGCGGTGTTTGGTACTCAGGTGCCAGATTAGTTAGCATATAAATGCTCCGTTCCTGTATCCAATCCTTAAAGTCGTCTTGTGTAATCTTGTTAGGATAATTAAGTACAGGGTTATTGCTGTCTGTAATGGTAACCGGCGCATCTTCATTAGTTACGCGCTGATTAACTATAGTGAACGGATAAGGGCCAATCTCCCGTGTAACCAGCGGGTTATTCACATTATACTGTACTACCAGGTTGCCGCCGTTCTTTACATACTCCATTAATCTCGGTTGCTGATAAGGCAAGCGCTGATTGGTGTTGTATGACCTTACGCCAAGCACAATGGCATCGTAGGAGCTAAGATCACCATTTAATATTTCGTTCTCTGTAAGCGGGTGAACTTCGTAACCAACCTCACGCAGCGCATCAGGTATTAAATCACCGGCACCTGCAATGTAGCCAATTTTCTTGCCTGCAGTTTTCAGGCTGATGTTTACCAGTT
This window encodes:
- a CDS encoding RNA polymerase sigma factor → MIRKFSDIELIEQTLAGNQSAYADLVKRHQRFVFTLALRFTKRREDAEEVAQDCFIKAYRSLTGFQKQSKFSTWLYSIVYTTAMTFLRKKRVDTSSIDDEATCLQIESRPSAYDTHNAENKSRSFYLNQAIEQLSADDAAIITMFYKGEQSLEEIARTMGIEANTVKVKLFRARQRLKDKLEHNLKHEVNELI
- a CDS encoding DUF2911 domain-containing protein; the encoded protein is MKQPLIYFFSMLMACCITTKTFAQEPRIPEASSTQTLIQDFGLGKITITYSRPNVKGRKIFGGINPYGQVWRTGANSATTITFSENVIVEGNKVPAGTYSLFSIPEEKEWTIILNKTAKQWGAYGYKQEDDLLRFKVKSIYLSEKRETFTLQFANCTTKSNDLYIVWDHTGVIIHMQTDDDAQITANIEKLMLNPDVNKRPYFNAIQYYYENDKDLNKAMTWALEAEKIEPKAPWYKLWKARIQLKMGDKAKAIATAQEGIKLAKATDDEEYVRLNEAVITQAKN
- a CDS encoding sodium:solute symporter — translated: MSSADWIVLGFTLLAIVLYGVWKGGGNRNIDQYLGSRSLPWYHVGLSVMATQASAITFLSAPGQAYSDGMRFVQFYFGLPLAMIVLCVTFVPIFHKLKVYTAYEYLEQRFDLKTRVLTSTLFLIQRGLSTGITIYAPSIVLSGILHLNITYTTLFIGLLVLFYTVYGGSKAVSYTQLIQMSIIFAGIFLAAVFVVMLMPGDIGFARSIKLAGYAGRMNVIDWKFDPDNRYNIWSGLIGGFFLQLSYFGTDQSQVGRYLTGCNVGQSRMGLIMNGLLKIPMQFLILLVGVLVFSFYQFNRPPVFFNNYEEEQVKKSAYAGDYNKLEHQYNVLFVQRKASAIQFDKAIKTDDQQLINTAKSRMKLADVQMNKVRTNAIAVIKKNNSNADVNDTNYVFLTFVTHYLPRGLVGLLIAVIFLASMGSTASGLNSLASTTVVDIYKRIINPTASDRNYVMASRLATVFWGLVCIVMALYAGKIGNLLEAVNQLGSYIYGTILGVFVVAFYLKSIKSTPVFIAAVLTEAIICVMGYYNVVAYLWLNAIGCIGVIILASLLNLFIRENPTSPGVTELS